The nucleotide sequence CGGCGCTGGCTGACCCAGACGCCAGCGCAATGCTCCATCGCGGGAGAATGTCTCCGCCGAGCGCAGAACGGGAGTGGTCTGGCGCGGCTACTTTGACGCCTGTTAGCGTCATGCTCCGCATCACCCAATTGAATTGGAGCGCGGTTCGGGCAGCGGTGCGAATGCGCTGAGCGCCCGCGCGGCACGCCAATGCAGAGGAGGTGTGGGGATCTGGAGGCGGACGCGTTTCCGTGGGCTCAGTGTCCCGTTAATTCGGGGCGATCCTGTTCGCTTCTGGTGCCGTTGTGTCAGCGGCATCGTACGTCAAGCGGCCTGCACGCCCTGCTCAGGCGTGTCGGCACCGCTCGATAGCGAACTCTCGATGGTGACGATGAGATCGATCGTGATTTCTTCATACGCGGTGGTAAGCGCGATACCACTTCACGAACCGATCAACGCCGGTTTCGATCGGCGTGCTGGGGCGAAAGCCGACATCCCGCGTCAGGTCATCAACGTCGGCATACGTGGCCGGGACATCACCGGCCTGCATCGGAAGAAAGTTCTTCCGGGCGGTCATCCCCAGCGACTGCTCAAGCGTCTCGATCAGGTGCATCAGTTCCACTGGCTGGTTGTTGCCGATGTTGTAGATTCGGTAGGGAGCACGGCTGGTTGCCGGGTCAGGATGAGCCCCAGACCACTCGGGGTTTCCTGTGGGAATCCGATCGGTCACGCGGATGATCCCCTGGACGATGTCGTCGATGTACGTGAAGTCTCGCCGCATCTTGCCGTTGTTGAAAACGTCGATCGGCTCACCCGCGAGAATCGCCTTGGTGAATAGCCACAATGCCATGTCTGGCCGACCCCACGGTCCATAGACGGTGAAGAATCGCAGCCCCGTTGTGGGCAACTGGTAAAGATGACTGTAAGTGTGCGCCATCAGCTCATTGGCCTTCTTGGTCGCTGCGTACAGACTGAGAGGATGATCGACGTTGTGGTGAATTGAGAACGGCATCTCGGTGTTGGCGCCGTAGACGGAACTGGACGAAGCGTAGGTCAGATGTTTGACTCCGTGATGACGGCTGCCTTCCAGGATGTTCACGAATCCGACGAGATTGCTGTCGACGTAGGCATGAGGGTTCGTCAGTGAGTACCGAACCCCAGCCTGTGCTGCCAGGTTGATGACAGCATCAAATCTTTCTGCGGAGAAGAGGTTCTCCACTCCCGGACGATCGGCCAGTTCCCCTTCGACGAAGCGAAAACCGGGCTTCCCGCTGAGCTGCTCCAGGCGCGATCGTTTCAGTTCCACAGAGTAATAGGGGTTCAGATTGTCGAACCCGACAACCTCGTCACCTCGCCCCAGCAACTCCAGGCTGACGTGCATGCCGATGAAACCCGCCGCGCCGGTGACAAGATATTTCATGCGATGAACACTCCGTTTTGATCTCAAGGCGTTGCTGACACGGCAGGGAGTGAATCTGATTTGATGCAGACCCACCGAAATCCGTTCCCGAAACAGCGAGGCGACGAAACCCTCTTTCGCCGGGCAAAGTCTATGACCCGAGCAGGCGAATGACAAACCTTGTGGAATCCTCACCCTGGAATTCGCTGTGGGGGACTACCGCAGCGACAGACCTCCTGTTCGATTGAAGAGTCGCAGGGTCCCGGCCAGTACCTCAGACCGTATCACCATGAGTTGCCGCGAGGGGAGCGCAGCAATCGTCTTGGGCTGAATGACTCATGGACTGAGCGAGCCGCGGAACAACACACCTGCACACAGCAAATGAGGCGAATAGGGTGCTTTAGTGCCAGACTCGGTGTCGCCAATTTGATCAGGCGGCGGGCTGCTGTGAATCGGGGTCGGCGTCCCCGTCCGCCTCGGGGGCGTCCCCTTCACTCGTTGCAGTGAGTGTGTATTTGTTTTGTCGTAGCGTGTCTGCCATCGGTAGAGAGTCGAGGCTGGCGAGTCCAAAAAGTTCCAGAAACTGCCGCGTCGTTTCGTAAAGAAATGGTCGGCCCAGCGAATCT is from Schlesneria sp. DSM 10557 and encodes:
- a CDS encoding NAD-dependent epimerase codes for the protein MKYLVTGAAGFIGMHVSLELLGRGDEVVGFDNLNPYYSVELKRSRLEQLSGKPGFRFVEGELADRPGVENLFSAERFDAVINLAAQAGVRYSLTNPHAYVDSNLVGFVNILEGSRHHGVKHLTYASSSSVYGANTEMPFSIHHNVDHPLSLYAATKKANELMAHTYSHLYQLPTTGLRFFTVYGPWGRPDMALWLFTKAILAGEPIDVFNNGKMRRDFTYIDDIVQGIIRVTDRIPTGNPEWSGAHPDPATSRAPYRIYNIGNNQPVELMHLIETLEQSLGMTARKNFLPMQAGDVPATYADVDDLTRDVGFRPSTPIETGVDRFVKWYRAYHRV